One Bacillus sp. FJAT-52991 genomic region harbors:
- a CDS encoding DUF1540 domain-containing protein gives MAKDVLCEVNNCTYWANGNKCAADAIYVVSHKGKQASDTTETDCKTFEPQA, from the coding sequence TTGGCGAAAGATGTTCTATGTGAAGTAAATAACTGTACGTACTGGGCGAATGGCAATAAATGTGCAGCAGATGCTATTTATGTCGTGAGTCATAAAGGCAAACAAGCCTCCGACACAACAGAAACCGACTGTAAAACATTCGAACCACAAGCATAA